One genomic window of Branchiostoma floridae strain S238N-H82 chromosome 4, Bfl_VNyyK, whole genome shotgun sequence includes the following:
- the LOC118413827 gene encoding uncharacterized protein LOC118413827 isoform X1: MSSEKLLNVSEVTGRARRDRPGAARPVTVAVAAGAVVLVAAALVFLAHEVKYVREKSSQEVSQLKDQILALKDRTLAMEIKQDTTGRDKEEASSHKEEVTTLKTQLSSHKEEITALKIRLSSLQTQLDSERAEVSSLKTELQQEKAGGASLRERLAVLETKFQLGFGNEQEPTYGTSHEETDPDVKPSQVGDDVKLGDHSAPMRRSKRAANTVTTPYGLGPFRGPEGPAGRDGRDGRDGAPGPPGPPGPACGCGGCGGQPCQQQPCTAVPLGMESGAIPDGHITASSQYTTGICAASKARLHSQEGTGSWCAGQNNNQQWLQVDIGAETTVAGVITQGRSSNIYPQRVTSYKLRFSRDGITWSTYLDKLGREKIFAGNSDQDTEVRHLLDPPVTARYVRFWPQTWTGHISMRVEVLGQDCTGD, translated from the exons ATGAGCTCGGAGAAGCTGCTTAACGTAAGCGAAGTTACCGGCCGGGCCCGCCGAGACCGACCCGGTGCGGCCCGACCGGTGACAGTGGCCGTGGCGGCCGGGGCGGTGGTGCTGGTGGCGgcggccctcgtcttcctcGCTCATGAGGTCAAATATGTGCGAGAGAAGTCCTCTCAAGAAGTGTCTCAACTGAAAGATCAGATCCTGGCGCTGAAGGATCGTACCTTGGCCATGGAGATCAAGCAAGACACCACCGGAAGAGACAAGGAGGAAGCGTCTTCGCACAAGGAGGAAGTGACGACCCTGAAAACCCAACTGTCCTCGCACAAGGAGGAAATAACGGCCCTCAAAATCCGACTGTCGTCTCTGCAGACTCAACTAGACAGCGAACGTGCCGAAGTCTCGTCCCTCAAGACGGAGTTGCAGCAAGAGAAAGCTGGCGGGGCGTCTTTGAGAGAGAGACTTGCAGTGCTGGAAACCAAGTTCCAACTAGGATTTGGAAATGAACAAGAACCAACCTACGGAACCTCTCACGAG GAGACTGACCCCGATGTGAAACCGAGTCAAGTTGGTGATGACGTCAAGCTTGGAGATCACAGCGCCCCCATGCGGCGGTCCAAGAGAGCTGCCAACACTGTCACAACGCCCTACGGCTTAG GTCCCTTTCGGGGTCCTGAAGGGCCGGCCGGACGAGACGGGCGGGACGGCCGTGATGGTGCTCCCGGGCCGCCTGGGCCTCCCGGGCCGGCTTGTGGATGTGGAGGGTGTGGAGGACAACCTTGCCAACAG CAGccgtgcactgcagtaccactaGGTATGGAGAGCGGCGCTATTCCTGATGGACACATAACTGCATCCAGTCAGTACACTACTGGCATTTGTGCCGCCAGCAAAGCTCGCCTTCATTCCCAGGAGGGCACCGGATCCTGGTGCGCTGGACAGAACAACAACCAGCAATGGCTACAG GTTGACATTGGAGCAGAGACTACTGTAGCTGGAGTTATCACCCAGGGTAGGTCCAGTAACATCTATCCACAAAGGGTGACCTCCTACAAACTACGCTTCAGCAGAGATGGAATCACTTGGTCTACATACCTGGACAAACTGGGACGTGAGAAG ATCTTCGCTGGCAACTCTGATCAGGACACCGAAGTGCGCCACCTGTTGGACCCGCCGGTAACTGCACGTTACGTCCGGTTCTGGCCGCAGACATGGACTGGACACATCAGCATGCGGGTGGAGGTCTTGGGGCA GGACTGCACCGGTGACTAG
- the LOC118413827 gene encoding cuticle collagen 7-like isoform X9: protein MSLEKAAYGGEVAGRVRRDRPGAARPVTVAVAAGAGVLVVAALVFLAHEVKYVRENGDQLQNKLAKANDEILALKDRTLAMEIKQDAAARDKEEMTALKTELQQEKADGASLRERLAVLETKFQLGHAEEHNFGNFREGGKPNQADGVPEHNATLRRYRRSDNSVTTTAGLFRGPEGPAGRDGRDGRDGAPGPPGPPGPTGGCGGCGGQSCPQQPCTAVPLGMESGAIPDSHLTASTSYGSSAHDASKARLHSQEGAGAWCAAQNNNKQWLQVDVGAETTVAGVITQGRSSNTYPQRVTSYKLRFSRDGITWSTYLDKLGREKIFAGNSDQDTEVRHLLDPPVTARYVRFWPQTWVHHVSMRVEVLGQDCTGD, encoded by the exons ATGAGTTTGGAGAAGGCCGCATACGGAGGCGAAGTTGCCGGCCGGGTCCGCCGAGACCGACCCGGCGCGGCCCGACCGGTGACGGTGGCCGTGGCGGCCGGGGCGGGGGTGCTGGTGGTGGCGGCCCTGGTCTTCCTCGCTCACGAAGTCAAATATGTGCGAGAGAACGGAGATCAGTTGCAAAATAAACTAGCAAAGGCAAATGACGAGATCCTGGCGCTGAAGGATCGTACCCTGGCCATGGAGATCAAGCAGGACGCCGCTGCGAGAGACAAGGAGGAAATGACGGCCCTAAAGACAGAGTTGCAGCAGGAGAAAGCTGACGGGGCGTCTCTGAGGGAGAGACTGGCTGTGCTGGAAACCAAGTTCCAACTCGGGCATGCTGAGGAACACAACTTTGGGAACTTTCGAGAG GGCGGGAAGCCGAACCAAGCTGACGGTGTCCCTGAACACAACGCCACCTTGCGGAGGTACAGGCGATCCGACAACTCGGTCACGACAACTGCAG GCCTCTTCCGGGGTCCTGAAGGACCGGCCGGACGAGACGGGCGGGACGGCCGCGATGGTGCTCCCGGGCCGCCAGGGCCTCCTGGTCCGACTGGTGGATGTGGAGGGTGTGGAGGACAATCCTGCCCACAG CAGCCGTGCACTGCAGTACCTCTAGGTATGGAGAGCGGCGCTATTCCTGATAGCCACCTTACTGCATCCACTTCGTATGGAAGTTCAGCTCATGACGCCAGCAAAGCTCGCCTTCATTCCCAGGAGGGCGCCGGAGCCTGGTGCGCtgcacagaacaacaacaagcaaTGGTTACAG GTTGACGTGGGAGCAGAGACTACTGTAGCTGGAGTTATCACCCAGGGTAGGTCCAGTAACACTTATCCACAAAGGGTGACCTCCTACAAACTACGCTTCAGCAGAGATGGAATCACGTGGTCTACATACCTGGACAAACTTGGACGTGAGAAG ATCTTCGCTGGCAACTCTGATCAGGACACCGAAGTGCGCCACCTGTTGGACCCACCGGTAACTGCACGTTATGTCAGGTTCTGGCCGCAGACATGGGTTCATCACGTCAGCATGCGGGTGGAGGTCTTGGGGCA GGACTGCACCGGTGACTAG
- the LOC118413827 gene encoding uncharacterized protein LOC118413827 isoform X2 yields MSSEKLLNVSEVTGRARRDRPGAARPVTVAVAAGAVVLVAAALVFLAHEVKYVREKSSQEVSQLKDQILALKDRTLAMEIKQDTTGRDKEEASSHKEEVTTLKTQLSSHKEEITALKIRLSSLQTQLDSERAEVSSLKTELQQEKAGGASLRERLAVLETKFQLGFGNEQEPTYGTSHEETDPDVKPSQVGDDVKLGDHSAPMRRSKRAANTVTTPYGLGPFRGPEGPAGRDGRDGRDGAPGPPGPPGPACGCGGCGGQPCQQQPCTAVPLGMESGAIPDGHITASSQYTTGICAASKARLHSQEGTGSWCAGQNNNQQWLQVDIGAETTVAGVITQGRSSNIYPQRVTSYKLRFSRDGITWSTYLDKLGREKIFAGNSDQDTEVRHLLDPPVTARYVRFWPQTWTGHISMRVEVLGQDCTSD; encoded by the exons ATGAGCTCGGAGAAGCTGCTTAACGTAAGCGAAGTTACCGGCCGGGCCCGCCGAGACCGACCCGGTGCGGCCCGACCGGTGACAGTGGCCGTGGCGGCCGGGGCGGTGGTGCTGGTGGCGgcggccctcgtcttcctcGCTCATGAGGTCAAATATGTGCGAGAGAAGTCCTCTCAAGAAGTGTCTCAACTGAAAGATCAGATCCTGGCGCTGAAGGATCGTACCTTGGCCATGGAGATCAAGCAAGACACCACCGGAAGAGACAAGGAGGAAGCGTCTTCGCACAAGGAGGAAGTGACGACCCTGAAAACCCAACTGTCCTCGCACAAGGAGGAAATAACGGCCCTCAAAATCCGACTGTCGTCTCTGCAGACTCAACTAGACAGCGAACGTGCCGAAGTCTCGTCCCTCAAGACGGAGTTGCAGCAAGAGAAAGCTGGCGGGGCGTCTTTGAGAGAGAGACTTGCAGTGCTGGAAACCAAGTTCCAACTAGGATTTGGAAATGAACAAGAACCAACCTACGGAACCTCTCACGAG GAGACTGACCCCGATGTGAAACCGAGTCAAGTTGGTGATGACGTCAAGCTTGGAGATCACAGCGCCCCCATGCGGCGGTCCAAGAGAGCTGCCAACACTGTCACAACGCCCTACGGCTTAG GTCCCTTTCGGGGTCCTGAAGGGCCGGCCGGACGAGACGGGCGGGACGGCCGTGATGGTGCTCCCGGGCCGCCTGGGCCTCCCGGGCCGGCTTGTGGATGTGGAGGGTGTGGAGGACAACCTTGCCAACAG CAGccgtgcactgcagtaccactaGGTATGGAGAGCGGCGCTATTCCTGATGGACACATAACTGCATCCAGTCAGTACACTACTGGCATTTGTGCCGCCAGCAAAGCTCGCCTTCATTCCCAGGAGGGCACCGGATCCTGGTGCGCTGGACAGAACAACAACCAGCAATGGCTACAG GTTGACATTGGAGCAGAGACTACTGTAGCTGGAGTTATCACCCAGGGTAGGTCCAGTAACATCTATCCACAAAGGGTGACCTCCTACAAACTACGCTTCAGCAGAGATGGAATCACTTGGTCTACATACCTGGACAAACTGGGACGTGAGAAG ATCTTCGCTGGCAACTCTGATCAGGACACCGAAGTGCGCCACCTGTTGGACCCGCCGGTAACTGCACGTTACGTCCGGTTCTGGCCGCAGACATGGACTGGACACATCAGCATGCGGGTGGAGGTCTTGGGGCA
- the LOC118413827 gene encoding uncharacterized protein LOC118413827 isoform X3, producing MSSEKAAYAGEVAGRARRDRPGAARPVTVAVAAGAGVLVVAALVFLFHGVKHVRENSAQLKDQILALKDRTLAMEIKQDVAAKDKEEASSHKEEMTALKIQLSSQKEEMTALKIHMSSLQTQLDSERAELQKEKADGASLRERLAVLETKFQLGHAEEHNFGNFREGGKPNQADGVPEHNATLRRYRRSDNSVTTTAGLFRGPEGPAGRDGRDGRDGAPGPPGPPGPTGGCGGCGGQSCPQQPCTAVPLGMESGAIPDSHLTASTSYGSSAHDASKARLHSQEGAGAWCAAQNNNKQWLQVDVGAETTVAGVITQGRSSNTYPQRVTSYKLRFSRDGITWSTYLDKLGREKIFAGNSDQDTEVRHLLDPPVTARYVRFWPQTWVHHVSMRVEVLGQDCTGD from the exons ATGAGCTCGGAGAAGGCTGCATACGCAGGCGAAGTTGCCGGCCGGGCCCGCCGAGACCGACCCGGCGCGGCCCGACCGGTGACGGTGGCCGTGGCGGCCGGGGCGGGGGTGCTGGTGGTGgcggccctcgtcttcctcTTTCATGGGGTAAAGCATGTCCGTGAAAACTCCGCTCAACTGAAAGACCAGATCCTGGCGCTGAAGGATCGTACCTTGGCCATGGAGATCAAGCAAGACGTCGCCGCTAAAGACAAGGAGGAAGCGTCCTCTCACAAGGAGGAAATGACGGCCCTGAAAATCCAACTGTCCTCGCAGAAGGAGGAAATGACGGCCCTGAAAATCCACATGTCGTCCCTGCAGACTCAACTAGACAGCGAACGTGCGGAGTTACAGAAGGAGAAAGCTGACGGGGCGTCTTTGAGGGAGAGACTGGCTGTGCTGGAAACCAAGTTCCAACTCGGGCATGCTGAGGAACACAACTTCGGGAACTTTCGAGAG GGCGGGAAGCCGAACCAAGCTGACGGTGTCCCTGAACACAACGCCACCTTGCGGAGGTACAGGCGATCCGACAACTCGGTCACGACAACTGCAG GCCTCTTCCGGGGTCCTGAAGGACCGGCCGGACGAGACGGGCGGGACGGCCGCGATGGTGCTCCCGGGCCGCCAGGGCCTCCTGGTCCGACTGGTGGATGTGGAGGGTGTGGAGGACAATCCTGCCCACAG CAGCCGTGCACTGCAGTACCTCTAGGTATGGAGAGCGGCGCTATTCCTGATAGCCACCTTACTGCATCCACTTCGTATGGAAGTTCAGCTCATGACGCCAGCAAAGCTCGCCTTCATTCCCAGGAGGGCGCCGGAGCCTGGTGCGCtgcacagaacaacaacaagcaaTGGTTACAG GTTGACGTGGGAGCAGAGACTACTGTAGCTGGAGTTATCACCCAGGGTAGGTCCAGTAACACTTATCCACAAAGGGTGACCTCCTACAAACTACGCTTCAGCAGAGATGGAATCACGTGGTCTACATACCTGGACAAACTTGGACGTGAGAAG ATCTTCGCTGGCAACTCTGATCAGGACACCGAAGTGCGCCACCTGTTGGACCCACCGGTAACTGCACGTTATGTCAGGTTCTGGCCGCAGACATGGGTTCATCACGTCAGCATGCGGGTGGAGGTCTTGGGGCA GGACTGCACCGGTGACTAG
- the LOC118413827 gene encoding uncharacterized protein LOC118413827 isoform X8: protein MSLEKAAYGGEVAGRVRRDRPGAARPVTVAVAAGAGVLVVAALVFLAHEVKYVRENGDQLQNKLAKANDEILALKDRTLAMEIKQDAAARDKEEMTALKTELQQEKADGASLRERLAVLETKFQLGHAEEHNFGNFREDEKPNQADGVPEHNVTLRRYRRSDNSVTTPAGLFRGPEGPAGRDGRDGRDGVPGPPGPPGPAGGCGGCGGQSCQQPCIAVPLGMESGAIPDGHITASSTHPGCATSKARLHSREDSQTSQGGWAGAWCANHPLNTNQWLQVDVGAETTVAGVITQGRPGSSNQWVTSYKLRFSRDGSMWSTYLDKLGRDRVFSGNSDRDTEVRHLLEPPVTARYVRFWPQAWNSHLSMRVEVLGQDCTGD from the exons ATGAGTTTGGAGAAGGCCGCATACGGAGGCGAAGTTGCCGGCCGGGTCCGCCGAGACCGACCCGGCGCGGCCCGACCGGTGACGGTGGCCGTGGCGGCCGGGGCGGGGGTGCTGGTGGTGGCGGCCCTGGTCTTCCTCGCTCACGAAGTCAAATATGTGCGAGAGAACGGAGATCAGTTGCAAAATAAACTAGCAAAGGCAAATGACGAGATCCTGGCGCTGAAGGATCGTACCCTGGCCATGGAGATCAAGCAGGACGCCGCTGCGAGAGACAAGGAGGAAATGACGGCCCTAAAGACAGAGTTGCAGCAGGAGAAAGCTGACGGGGCGTCTCTGAGGGAGAGACTGGCTGTGCTGGAAACCAAGTTCCAACTCGGGCATGCTGAGGAACACAACTTTGGGAACTTTCGAGAG GACGAGAAGCCGAACCAAGCTGACGGTGTCCCTGAACACAACGTCACCTTGCGGAGGTACAGGCGCTCCGACAACTCGGTTACGACACCTGCAG GCCTCTTTCGTGGTCCTGAAGGGCCGGCCGGACGAGACGGGCGGGACGGCCGTGATGGTGTTCCCGGGCCGCCCGGGCCTCCCGGTCCGGCTGGTGGATGTGGAGGGTGTGGAGGACAATCTTGCCAACAG CCGTGCATTGCAGTACCACTGGGTATGGAGAGCGGCGCTATTCCTGATGGCCACATCACTGCATCCTCCACACACCCGGGTTGTGCCACCAGCAAAGCTCGCCTTCATTCCCGGGAGGACAGCCAGACAAGCCAGGGCGGATGGGCAGGAGCCTGGTGCGCTAACCACCCGCTGAACACCAACCAGTGGCTACAG GTTGACGTGGGAGCAGAGACTACTGTAGCCGGAGTTATCACCCAGGGTAGACCTGGTTCGTCAAATCAGTGGGTGACCTCCTACAAACTGCGCTTCAGCAGAGACGGAAGCATGTGGTCTACATACCTGGACAAACTGGGACGTGATAGG GTCTTCTCTGGCAACTCTGATCGAGACACCGAAGTGCGCCACCTGTTGGAGCCGCCGGTAACTGCACGTTACGTCCGGTTCTGGCCACAGGCATGGAACTCTCACCTCAGTATGCGGGTGGAGGTCTTGGGACA GGACTGCACCGGTGACTAG
- the LOC118413827 gene encoding uncharacterized protein LOC118413827 isoform X5 — protein MSSEKAAYAGEVAGRARRDRPGAARPVTVAVAAGAGVLVVAALVFLFHGVKHVRENSAQLKDQILALKDRTLAMEIKQDVAAKDKEEASSHKEEMTALKIQLSSQKEEMTALKIHMSSLQTQLDSERAELQKEKADGASLRERLAVLETKFQLGHAEEHNFGNFREGGKPNQADGVPEHNATLRRYRRSDNSVTTTAGLFRGPEGPAGRDGRDGRDGAPGPPGPPGPTGGCGGCGGQSCPQPCTAVPLGMESGAIPDSHLTASTSYGSSAHDASKARLHSQEGAGAWCAAQNNNKQWLQVDVGAETTVAGVITQGRSSNTYPQRVTSYKLRFSRDGITWSTYLDKLGREKIFAGNSDQDTEVRHLLDPPVTARYVRFWPQTWVHHVSMRVEVLGQDCTGD, from the exons ATGAGCTCGGAGAAGGCTGCATACGCAGGCGAAGTTGCCGGCCGGGCCCGCCGAGACCGACCCGGCGCGGCCCGACCGGTGACGGTGGCCGTGGCGGCCGGGGCGGGGGTGCTGGTGGTGgcggccctcgtcttcctcTTTCATGGGGTAAAGCATGTCCGTGAAAACTCCGCTCAACTGAAAGACCAGATCCTGGCGCTGAAGGATCGTACCTTGGCCATGGAGATCAAGCAAGACGTCGCCGCTAAAGACAAGGAGGAAGCGTCCTCTCACAAGGAGGAAATGACGGCCCTGAAAATCCAACTGTCCTCGCAGAAGGAGGAAATGACGGCCCTGAAAATCCACATGTCGTCCCTGCAGACTCAACTAGACAGCGAACGTGCGGAGTTACAGAAGGAGAAAGCTGACGGGGCGTCTTTGAGGGAGAGACTGGCTGTGCTGGAAACCAAGTTCCAACTCGGGCATGCTGAGGAACACAACTTCGGGAACTTTCGAGAG GGCGGGAAGCCGAACCAAGCTGACGGTGTCCCTGAACACAACGCCACCTTGCGGAGGTACAGGCGATCCGACAACTCGGTCACGACAACTGCAG GCCTCTTCCGGGGTCCTGAAGGACCGGCCGGACGAGACGGGCGGGACGGCCGCGATGGTGCTCCCGGGCCGCCAGGGCCTCCTGGTCCGACTGGTGGATGTGGAGGGTGTGGAGGACAATCCTGCCCACAG CCGTGCACTGCAGTACCTCTAGGTATGGAGAGCGGCGCTATTCCTGATAGCCACCTTACTGCATCCACTTCGTATGGAAGTTCAGCTCATGACGCCAGCAAAGCTCGCCTTCATTCCCAGGAGGGCGCCGGAGCCTGGTGCGCtgcacagaacaacaacaagcaaTGGTTACAG GTTGACGTGGGAGCAGAGACTACTGTAGCTGGAGTTATCACCCAGGGTAGGTCCAGTAACACTTATCCACAAAGGGTGACCTCCTACAAACTACGCTTCAGCAGAGATGGAATCACGTGGTCTACATACCTGGACAAACTTGGACGTGAGAAG ATCTTCGCTGGCAACTCTGATCAGGACACCGAAGTGCGCCACCTGTTGGACCCACCGGTAACTGCACGTTATGTCAGGTTCTGGCCGCAGACATGGGTTCATCACGTCAGCATGCGGGTGGAGGTCTTGGGGCA GGACTGCACCGGTGACTAG
- the LOC118413827 gene encoding uncharacterized protein LOC118413827 isoform X7, with the protein MSLEKAAYGGEVAGRVRRDRPGAARPVTVAVAAGAGVLVVAALVFLAHEVKYVRENGDQLQNKLAKANDEILALKDRTLAMEIKQDAAARDKEEMTALKTELQQEKADGASLRERLAVLETKFQLGHAEEHNFGNFREDEKPNQADGVPEHNVTLRRYRRSDNSVTTPAGLFRGPEGPAGRDGRDGRDGVPGPPGPPGPAGGCGGCGGQSCQQQPCIAVPLGMESGAIPDGHITASSTHPGCATSKARLHSREDSQTSQGGWAGAWCANHPLNTNQWLQVDVGAETTVAGVITQGRPGSSNQWVTSYKLRFSRDGSMWSTYLDKLGRDRVFSGNSDRDTEVRHLLEPPVTARYVRFWPQAWNSHLSMRVEVLGQDCTGD; encoded by the exons ATGAGTTTGGAGAAGGCCGCATACGGAGGCGAAGTTGCCGGCCGGGTCCGCCGAGACCGACCCGGCGCGGCCCGACCGGTGACGGTGGCCGTGGCGGCCGGGGCGGGGGTGCTGGTGGTGGCGGCCCTGGTCTTCCTCGCTCACGAAGTCAAATATGTGCGAGAGAACGGAGATCAGTTGCAAAATAAACTAGCAAAGGCAAATGACGAGATCCTGGCGCTGAAGGATCGTACCCTGGCCATGGAGATCAAGCAGGACGCCGCTGCGAGAGACAAGGAGGAAATGACGGCCCTAAAGACAGAGTTGCAGCAGGAGAAAGCTGACGGGGCGTCTCTGAGGGAGAGACTGGCTGTGCTGGAAACCAAGTTCCAACTCGGGCATGCTGAGGAACACAACTTTGGGAACTTTCGAGAG GACGAGAAGCCGAACCAAGCTGACGGTGTCCCTGAACACAACGTCACCTTGCGGAGGTACAGGCGCTCCGACAACTCGGTTACGACACCTGCAG GCCTCTTTCGTGGTCCTGAAGGGCCGGCCGGACGAGACGGGCGGGACGGCCGTGATGGTGTTCCCGGGCCGCCCGGGCCTCCCGGTCCGGCTGGTGGATGTGGAGGGTGTGGAGGACAATCTTGCCAACAG CAGCCGTGCATTGCAGTACCACTGGGTATGGAGAGCGGCGCTATTCCTGATGGCCACATCACTGCATCCTCCACACACCCGGGTTGTGCCACCAGCAAAGCTCGCCTTCATTCCCGGGAGGACAGCCAGACAAGCCAGGGCGGATGGGCAGGAGCCTGGTGCGCTAACCACCCGCTGAACACCAACCAGTGGCTACAG GTTGACGTGGGAGCAGAGACTACTGTAGCCGGAGTTATCACCCAGGGTAGACCTGGTTCGTCAAATCAGTGGGTGACCTCCTACAAACTGCGCTTCAGCAGAGACGGAAGCATGTGGTCTACATACCTGGACAAACTGGGACGTGATAGG GTCTTCTCTGGCAACTCTGATCGAGACACCGAAGTGCGCCACCTGTTGGAGCCGCCGGTAACTGCACGTTACGTCCGGTTCTGGCCACAGGCATGGAACTCTCACCTCAGTATGCGGGTGGAGGTCTTGGGACA GGACTGCACCGGTGACTAG